A section of the Sporosarcina sp. 6E9 genome encodes:
- the pdxS gene encoding pyridoxal 5'-phosphate synthase lyase subunit PdxS has product MTINMKYGGVIMDVINGEQAKIAEAAGAVAVMALERVPSDIRAAGGVARMADPRIVEEVQAAVSIPVMAKARIGHISEARLLEAMGVDFIDESEVLSPADDEFHLLKSDYSVPFVCGARDLGEAARRIGEGAKMLRTKGEPGTGNIVEAVRHLRKVHAQVSKLVHMNEAEVMTEARILGAPYETLLAIKKAGRLPVTNYAAGGVATPADAALMMELGADGVFVGSGIFKSENPEKFARAIVEATQNYQNYDLLVQLSKDLGEPMKGIEMSSLSASERMADRSQ; this is encoded by the coding sequence ATGACTATAAATATGAAATACGGTGGCGTCATTATGGACGTTATTAACGGTGAACAGGCTAAGATAGCGGAGGCAGCAGGTGCAGTTGCGGTTATGGCACTTGAACGTGTTCCATCAGATATTCGAGCAGCAGGCGGGGTTGCTAGAATGGCTGATCCTCGTATCGTAGAAGAGGTACAAGCAGCAGTATCGATTCCTGTTATGGCAAAAGCAAGAATCGGCCATATTTCTGAGGCGCGTTTACTTGAAGCAATGGGTGTTGATTTCATTGATGAAAGTGAAGTATTATCACCAGCAGATGATGAATTTCATTTATTGAAAAGCGATTATTCCGTGCCGTTTGTTTGTGGGGCACGTGATCTTGGAGAAGCGGCAAGAAGAATTGGCGAAGGTGCAAAAATGCTTCGTACAAAAGGAGAGCCAGGAACGGGGAATATCGTTGAGGCTGTCCGTCATCTTCGTAAAGTACATGCACAGGTGAGTAAACTTGTTCATATGAATGAGGCAGAAGTTATGACTGAAGCGCGTATTTTAGGTGCGCCATATGAAACGCTACTTGCGATTAAAAAAGCAGGCCGTTTACCTGTAACAAATTATGCGGCGGGTGGTGTAGCGACACCAGCAGATGCGGCATTAATGATGGAATTAGGTGCGGATGGTGTATTCGTCGGTTCTGGAATTTTTAAATCTGAAAATCCGGAGAAGTTTGCACGAGCTATTGTAGAAGCTACCCAGAACTACCAAAACTATGATTTACTCGTTCAATTATCAAAAGATCTTGGTGAACCGATGAAAGGCATTGAAATGTCATCACTTTCGGCAAGTGAACGAATGGCAGACCGTAGCCAATAA